The following coding sequences lie in one Haematobia irritans isolate KBUSLIRL chromosome 3, ASM5000362v1, whole genome shotgun sequence genomic window:
- the LOC142229473 gene encoding uncharacterized protein LOC142229473, producing the protein MDKCFLCKFSKKDDIQYGDFLQNKEMNIGVHMFCLYLSSNLVQNGDDDEGILGFLQPDIKKEEHRVSFLKCCYCSKRYANIGCCHSKCRRTFHLVCGVENGAENQFCKSYNSYCNTHRRKGRIKMPSPATTCMICYDNLVRPNERFNPLKAIESPCCRNGWFHKLCLQRFARTAGYFFKCPLCNDAATFRKELPTKGIFIPNQDAAWELEPNAFAELLERPSECSASNCTNNKGRNHSSKDNPLMLCGTCGSTAMHKQCLQPFRGRFHCADCTIAIEERDSGRESLNSHGNEEGECNEIDVCNVSDHEDMYIVNQLFSEANTRGPEPNNDINSEDEIKICRRRRALRLKSSSLESNAISDEYLNPSVGTENFESTEVSKDINTDGYSGEANTTKNNEQIVVSSRKISEMDKNNCEEHTRGLRRSRTRERSGEYSKTKTKQQTTSISPKRDVKENKGGKHQKRSSKKEEPNNRRRVLHTIEDDDVIIIPFGNENAGRKTSTHEYAEISSTDVNGRHYNLDEVIQDISSKPKEITENSSTKENFTQCNESSDEFEEIKPIRARRRKYRVSTSSDEAFDDRKCKTSTCTDEIPTKLAKKGPNTNALMVLDEETDTNTLDWDNSERKEMDSAIRATTTDDSDDDDPLEFFLEAIEKEKNKRCIATRKRNKDLVQNSKEFNPVKQSMNSKCPKTRNETYNLDNSCIAKRTRRRSMASERLSNSKNENNVAEPIKSSGRRKTVCSQTSLEKKRDTVREQTKSVSHEMSEIFEKLYETDEESENFVLPTNSKQKQNDTYDKREGLDSLEISCIANRTRKRKSFKLPAIVEVEELNYSPSSSNKAVAGTTEEYHEKYPSNLRSKYAHMGPIKRMEAWPKQNEEIAFFTNRVRSKSKYSNIPYSNYPYVNTLRRV; encoded by the exons ATGGATAAATGTTTTTTGTGCAAGTTTTCGAAAAAGGATGACATACAATATGGAGATTTCTtgcaaaataaagaaatgaacaTTGGGGTTCATATGTTTTGTTTG TATTTATCTTCAAATCTTGTTCaaaatggtgatgatgatgaaggaATTCTAGGTTTCCTACAGCCTGATATTAAAAAGGAAGAGCATCGTGTTTCATTTTTG AAATGTTGCTACTGTTCAAAACGCTACGCCAATATAGGATGTTGTCATTCGAAATGTCGCCGCACATTTCACTTAGTGTGCGGTGTGGAGAATGGTGCCGAAAATCAATTTTGCAAATCCTATAATTCTTATTGCAACACACACAGGCGAAAAGGGCGTATTAAAATGCCCTCACCTGCCACCACATGCATGATATGCTACGACAATTTAGTACGACCTAATGAACGTTTTAATCCTTTAAAAGCTATCGAAAGTCCTTGTTGCCGTAATGGCTGGTTCCATAAATTATGCCTGCAACGTTTTGCCAGAACTGCtggttatttttttaaatgtcctcTGTGTAATGATGCGGCTACTTTTAGGAAAGAATTGCCGACTAAGGGCATTTTCATTCCAAATCA GGATGCTGCCTGGGAGCTAGAGCCTAATGCATTTGCTGAACTTTTAGAGAGACCTAGTGAATGTTCAGCCAGTAATTGTACAAATAACAAAGGTCGCAATCACTCATCAAAAGATAATCCGCTTATGTTATGTGGCACCTGTGGTTCCACAGCCATGCATAAGCAATGTCTACAGCCATTCCGAGGTCGATTTCATTGTGCCGATTGTACTATTGCCATAGAAGAACGTGACAGTGGACGCGAGAGTTTGAACTCTCATGGTAATGAGGAAGGTGAATGCAATGAGATTGATGTATGCAATGTAAGCGACCACGAAGATATGTATATAgtaaatcaattattttccgAAGCGAATACAAGAGGGCCAGAgccaaataatgatataaactctgaagatgaaataaaaatttgccgaaGACGGAGAGCACTTAGACTAAAAAGTTCGTCATTGGAATCAAATGCAATTTCAGATGAATATTTAAATCCATCTGTAGGAACGGAGAATTTTGAAAGTACTGAAGTATCAAAGGATATTAACACAGATGGGTATTCAGGAGAAGCAAATACCACGAAGAATAACGAGCAGATAGTTGTATCATCACGAAAaatttcagaaatggacaaaaaTAATTGCGAGGAACATACGAGAGGATTACGAAGAAGTCGTACTAGAGAGCGGTCGGGGGAATACAGTAAAACAAAGACGAAGCAACAAACAACATCTATATCACCTAAAAGAGATGTGAAAGAAAATAAAGgaggaaaacatcaaaaacGATCCTCAAAGAAGGAAGAACCTAACAACAGGCGTAGGGTTTTGCATACAATAGAGGACGACGATGTGATAATCATTCCATTTGGAAATGAAAATGCAGGCCGAAAAACAAGTACACATGAATATGCAGAAATTTCTTCTACTGATGTCAACGGTAGGCATTATAACCTAGATGAGGTTATTCAAGACATATCTAGCAAACCGAAAGAAATAACCGAAAATTCTagcacaaaagaaaattttacacaatgcaATGAAAGTAGTGATGAATTTGAAGAAATCAAACCCATAAGAGCACGAAGGCGCAAGTATAGAGTGTCTACGTCTTCTGATGAGGCTTTCGATGATCGAAAATGTAAAACCTCTACGTGTACTGACGAAATACCTACAAAATTGGCAAAGAAAGGCCCCAACACAAATGCCTTGATGGTACTTGACGAAGAGACTGACACCAATACCTTGGATTGGGATAATTCCGAAAGAAAAGAAATGGATTCCGCTATAAGAGCCACAACGACTGACGACAGTGACGATGATGATCCATTAGAATTTTTTCTAGAAGCTAttgaaaaagagaaaaataaaagatgCATTGCTACAAGAAAACGAAACAAAGACTTAGTGCAGAATTCAAAAGAGTTCAACCCGGTGAAACAATCGATGAATTCTAAATGTCCGAAAACAAGAAACGAGACATATAATTTAGATAATTCCTGTATAGCTAAAAGAACCAGACGCAGGAGTATGGCTTCCGAGAGATTGTCGAACTCTAAAAATGAGAATAATGTAGCGGAACCTATAAAATCTTCTGGACGAAGAAAAACAGTTTGTTCTCAAACATCTCTTGAAAAGAAAAGAGATACTGTACGAGAGCAAACGAAATCTGTATCACATGAAATGtcagaaatctttgaaaaattgtacGAAACAGATGAAGAatccgaaaattttgttcttccaacaaATTCCAAACAAAAGCAAAATGACACATATGATAAAAGAGAAGGATTGGATTCTTTGGAAATTTCCTGCATAGCAAATCGTAcaagaaaaagaaaatctttTAAGCTTCCAGCTATTGTCGAAGTAGAAGAACTAAATTATTCCCCATCATCATCCAATAAAGCTGTTGCCGGTACTACAGAAGAATACCATGAAAAGTATCCGAGTAATTTAAGATCGAAATATGCACATATGGGCCCCATAAAGCGAATGGAAGCATGGCCGAAACAAAATGAAGAAATTGCATTTTTCACCAACCGCGTAAGAAGTAAATCAAAATATTCCAATATTCCATATTCCAATTATCCGTATGTCAATACCCTGCGAAGGGTTTAA
- the LOC142229016 gene encoding uncharacterized protein LOC142229016, producing MSLFQMKWLRRLVRKNTNPIPEVDALRWKRRLSLAYAVLAWNAFGFVCYMAFTGKSDWAHYYGYKTDEEKSESQAVQFSKRLNVEKGKIIRYSGFKKVEEFEFDNTKDK from the coding sequence atgtCTCTGTTTCAAATGAAATGGCTTCGTCGGCTTGTAAGGAAGAATACAAATCCTATTCCCGAAGTGGATGCTCTCAGGTGGAAACGTCGTCTTAGCTTAGCATATGCTGTGCTCGCATGGAATGCCTTTGGTTTTGTATGCTATATGGCATTTACTGGTAAAAGCGATTGGGCCCACTATTATGGATATAAAACAGATGAAGAAAAATCCGAATCCCAAGCTGTGCAGTTCAGTAAACGCCTCAATGTTGAAAAGGGAAAGATCATCAGATATTCAGGCTtcaaaaaggttgaagaattcgAATTTGATAATACAAAGGATAAATAA
- the Vsp37A gene encoding vacuolar protein sorting 37A encodes MLMRGVQFNNLEYRRRQIDTLKVFNDNVVEVAELSEYCVHFESGGRNFILTVLLGLNFPNERPKLLLSPIIQHNWINANTGEIEKAPGLVNYSPHSDLGRVVQAIIREFERFPPTIIQSHSPVTTNNVTSAHVNVPHPRHYQQLQAAKSLDSGTSSGASNSTNSSKEASPNDPAKHTSSRLSDSNFPNLSTLSLDELKQLDNDDDFFDDFIEEMSVVQQLNEELDSMINQVENISKENESKETHLVELKRKLSDDVTTLKHLGEKCDQLNKKYMKKTEEYNPQHIRELLQIAASNADTECEKHVEQFLNGKIDVQTFLQNYTHSKKLSSERKAKEERLGHQLLELERAAGI; translated from the exons ATGTTAATGAGAGGTGTACAGTTCAATAATTTGGAATATCGCCGTCGTCAGATTGATACCTTGAAAGTATTTAATGACAA TGTGGTCGAAGTGGCAGAACTATCGGAATATTGTGTACATTTCGAGTCGGGAGGTCGGAATTTTATCCTTACTGTTCTACTAGGTTTGAATTTTCCAAATGAACGTCCGAAGCTGTTATTGTCGCCCATCATACAGCACAATTGGATCAATGCAAATACTGGCGAAATTGAAAAGGCTCCTGGTTTGGTGAAC tattccCCTCATTCCGATCTCGGCAGAGTTGTACAGGCCATCATTAGAGAGTTTGAACGTTTCCCTCCAACTATCATACAATCCCATAGCCCAGTCACGACCAATAATGTTACTTCTGCCCATGTCAATGTTCCACATCCCCGTCATTATCAACAATTACAAGCGGCCAAATCTTTGGATAGTGGAACTAGCAGTGGGGCTTCCAATAGCACCAATAGCAGCAAAGAGGCCTCGCCAAATGATCCTGCAAAACACACATCGTCGCGACTTAGTGACAGCAACTTTCCCAATCTCTCTACCCTATCCCTAGATGAGCTAAAACAAttggataatgatgatgatttcTTCGATGACTTTATCGAAGAAATGTCTGTTGTACAGCAACTAAACGAAGAATTGGATTCAATGATTAATCAAGTGGAAAATATCTCCAAGGAGAATGAGTCCAAAGAAACTCATTTGGTTGAACTAAAGCGCAAACTTAGTGACGATGTCACAACTCTAAAACATTTGGGAGAAAAATGTGACCAGTTGAACAAGAAGTATATGAAAAAAACCGAAGAATACAATCCACAGCATATAAGAGAACTTCTACAGATTGCCGCATCCAATGCTGACACAGAGTGTGAAAAGCATGTCGAACAATTTCTCAATGGTAAAATTGACGTACAAACCTTCTTGCAGAATTATACACATTCGAAAAAACTCAGTTCGGAAAGAAAGGCTAAAGAAGAGAGATTGGGTCATCAGCTATTGGAATTGGAAAGAGCTGCTGGAATATAG